One bacterium genomic region harbors:
- a CDS encoding endonuclease/exonuclease/phosphatase family protein, giving the protein MRLLTKTLFTLLMFTSVVFSQNQHTIMSYNVLNLVLTDTLERNPYYRTIFSNVQPDILVCQEMTSQTGVNGFLIRVLNRVSSGYAAGTFINGTDTDNAIYYKTSLFTFISNTPIATALRDINEFRLRHNATGDTIIIYSVHLKAGDTSADSIQRAAEIDNLRIITDALPPNSNFIILGDFNIYSSAELAFQKLLNQSQSGYFIDPLNLVGSWSNNGTFDSYHTQSTRVRNLGDGGATGGLDDRFDMILMSQSIMNAGGITYYPGSFVTYGNDGNHFNDSINKPPNAVVSQQVADALHYASDHLPVYATFGFDNPYLELSSLTTLIEGFYDGSSMKPDTVTVELRNSTSPFALVDQAKIFLNSSGQGAARFYNIENGVPYYIVLKHRNAVETWSALPQTFSANTLTYDFTTTQNKAFGNNLKLVGTKWCIYGGDVNQDGFVEAADLNLVYTDNISGITGYVPTDLNGDSFTEIEDINIVFRNNISGIQKLNP; this is encoded by the coding sequence ATGCGCTTATTAACAAAAACATTGTTCACTTTATTAATGTTCACAAGTGTTGTCTTCTCACAAAACCAGCATACAATAATGTCTTATAATGTTTTGAATCTGGTACTTACTGATACTTTAGAACGCAATCCATATTACAGAACAATATTTTCAAATGTTCAGCCGGATATTCTTGTTTGCCAGGAAATGACATCTCAGACCGGTGTGAATGGATTTTTAATAAGAGTGCTGAACAGAGTTTCATCAGGCTATGCTGCCGGAACTTTTATTAATGGAACTGATACAGACAATGCGATCTATTATAAAACCAGTTTGTTCACTTTCATAAGTAATACACCAATCGCAACAGCACTGCGCGATATTAATGAATTCAGACTTCGTCATAATGCAACCGGAGATACAATTATTATTTACTCAGTACATTTAAAAGCAGGTGATACAAGTGCTGACAGTATTCAGAGAGCAGCAGAAATTGATAATTTGCGAATCATAACAGATGCGCTGCCGCCAAATTCCAATTTTATCATACTCGGTGATTTTAACATTTATAGTTCTGCTGAATTAGCATTTCAGAAACTGCTGAACCAATCTCAATCAGGATATTTTATTGATCCATTAAATCTTGTTGGTAGTTGGAGCAACAACGGAACATTTGATTCTTACCACACACAATCAACTAGAGTCAGGAATTTAGGTGACGGCGGTGCTACTGGTGGTCTGGATGACAGGTTTGATATGATACTTATGTCCCAATCGATAATGAATGCTGGAGGAATAACATATTATCCCGGTTCATTTGTGACTTACGGAAATGATGGTAACCATTTTAATGATTCAATCAACAAACCACCAAATGCAGTTGTAAGTCAGCAGGTTGCTGATGCACTGCATTATGCATCTGACCATTTACCAGTTTATGCAACTTTTGGATTTGACAATCCGTATCTCGAGCTTTCATCGCTTACAACACTGATTGAAGGATTCTACGATGGTTCATCGATGAAGCCGGATACTGTAACAGTCGAACTTCGCAATTCAACTTCACCCTTCGCACTGGTAGATCAGGCAAAGATATTTCTTAATAGCAGCGGACAGGGTGCAGCAAGATTTTATAACATTGAGAATGGTGTTCCTTATTATATTGTCCTTAAGCATCGAAATGCAGTTGAAACATGGAGCGCCTTACCTCAAACTTTTTCAGCAAATACTTTGACTTATGATTTTACTACGACACAGAACAAAGCATTCGGTAATAACTTAAAGCTTGTTGGAACTAAGTGGTGTATATACGGCGGCGATGTAAACCAGGATGGATTTGTTGAAGCAGCCGATTTGAATCTGGTCTATACAGATAACATCTCCGGTATTACAGGATATGTTCCAACTGATTTGAACGGAGATTCATTTACGGAAATTGAAGATATAAATATCGTATTCAGAAATAATATTTCGGGAATTCAAAAGTTAAACCCTTAA
- a CDS encoding immune inhibitor A yields MKKIFTLLFVLITIITIQSQNYKQVKIYLNTLVDIEVLLDIGLEIDHLHFSKDNVITVYLNDNEFSILQTSGFRYEILIDDWYAYYNNLPKLTEDQKSSFINQSKAEMNVSGFGFGSMGGFYTLAEVIAELDSMKVLFPNLITSKISIGNTIESRPMYMVKISDNPDVDENEPEVLYTALHHAREPESMMQMIYFMYYLLENYSTDASIQYLVNNRELFFIPVVNPDGYEYNRITYPSGGGMWRKNRRNNGGSYGVDLNRNYGPYAYWNAPNGGSSTTPSSDTYRGTAPFSEPETINIKNFLAVRKIKNALNYHTYGNYLIFPYGALEHETPDSLTFREYASDMTVYNNYTYGTDLQTVNYSTRGNSDDYFYDGDIVLNSGKIFAMTPEVGTTGFWPSQSEIFPLAIENVHPNLYYAWVAGGFVEMINPIYSKQYFLPGDNILMTPQFRNKGLSTATNISIQLTSLNTNATVLVSTASFDSISSRQTAMVLSPLSFTVSSNAQAESLIELVLVTSTNGVPMSNDTLKLIVGKPTYVFADTTNNPNTLWTITGTPTAAPKWAITTSTYNSPPNSYTDSPLGNYASSSTITMTLTNPINLIGISNPRLSFYTKFDIENNWDYGQVEISTNNGSTWIPLQGEYTNPGTGTFQPVGQPLYDGTQTTWVKEEISLSSYISSQFKIKFELKTDVSVEKDGWYVDDIKIFYYTVNSVELTTFTALIEGFYNSVSSVEDTVSVELRNISSPHALIDQTKMILNENGQGSGRFYNAVNGIPYYIVLKHRNAVETWSAQPQTFSSNSLTFDFTTGQDKAFGNNLKLVGSKWCIYGGDVNQDGFVGLTDLNLVFIDNVNGATGYIATDLNGDSYTEIEDLNIVFRNNVLGVERKSP; encoded by the coding sequence ATGAAAAAAATTTTTACTCTTCTTTTTGTTTTAATAACTATAATAACAATCCAGTCACAGAACTATAAGCAGGTCAAAATTTATTTAAATACTCTGGTTGATATTGAGGTACTATTAGATATAGGATTGGAAATTGATCACTTGCATTTTTCTAAAGACAATGTAATTACTGTTTATCTGAATGATAATGAATTCAGCATATTGCAGACATCAGGATTCAGATATGAAATCTTGATCGATGACTGGTATGCTTATTATAATAATCTTCCAAAATTAACAGAAGATCAAAAGTCTTCATTCATAAATCAAAGCAAAGCAGAGATGAACGTAAGCGGATTTGGTTTTGGTTCGATGGGAGGATTTTACACCCTTGCAGAAGTGATCGCAGAACTTGACAGTATGAAAGTGTTGTTTCCGAATTTGATTACTTCAAAAATATCAATTGGTAATACAATTGAAAGCAGACCAATGTATATGGTGAAAATATCTGATAATCCCGATGTTGATGAGAATGAACCTGAAGTTCTTTACACTGCGCTGCATCATGCCAGAGAACCTGAAAGTATGATGCAAATGATATACTTTATGTACTACCTGCTGGAAAACTATTCCACTGATGCATCTATACAATATCTTGTAAACAACCGGGAATTATTTTTTATACCTGTTGTAAATCCTGATGGTTATGAATACAACCGAATTACATATCCGTCCGGCGGGGGGATGTGGCGCAAGAACAGAAGAAATAACGGCGGCAGCTATGGTGTTGACTTGAACAGAAATTACGGACCATATGCTTACTGGAATGCACCAAACGGTGGTTCAAGTACAACTCCATCAAGTGATACATATCGGGGAACTGCACCATTCTCAGAGCCTGAAACTATTAACATTAAGAACTTTCTAGCAGTGAGAAAAATTAAGAACGCATTAAACTATCATACTTACGGAAACTACCTGATTTTTCCATACGGAGCATTGGAACATGAAACTCCAGATTCACTAACGTTTAGAGAATATGCCTCGGATATGACGGTCTATAATAACTATACTTATGGAACTGATTTGCAGACAGTCAATTACAGCACTCGTGGGAACAGTGATGATTATTTTTATGATGGTGATATTGTACTTAACAGCGGAAAAATATTCGCAATGACACCTGAGGTCGGAACAACAGGATTCTGGCCGTCACAATCGGAAATATTTCCTCTCGCAATCGAAAATGTTCACCCGAATTTATACTATGCATGGGTTGCCGGCGGTTTTGTTGAAATGATAAATCCGATTTACAGCAAGCAATATTTTTTACCGGGTGACAATATTTTGATGACTCCTCAATTCAGGAACAAAGGATTATCGACTGCGACCAACATTTCTATTCAGCTTACATCATTAAATACTAACGCAACGGTTCTAGTGAGTACTGCATCATTCGATTCAATTAGTTCGCGTCAAACTGCAATGGTTTTATCACCACTTTCATTTACAGTATCTTCAAATGCACAGGCTGAATCTCTTATAGAGCTGGTATTAGTTACAAGCACGAATGGTGTGCCGATGAGCAACGATACTTTAAAACTGATTGTTGGAAAGCCAACTTATGTTTTTGCTGATACAACAAACAATCCAAATACACTCTGGACAATTACCGGAACGCCGACAGCAGCACCAAAATGGGCGATAACAACCTCAACATATAATTCTCCACCTAATTCTTATACTGACAGTCCATTAGGAAACTACGCTTCCAGTTCAACTATAACCATGACACTAACCAATCCGATCAATTTAATTGGTATTTCAAATCCGCGTTTATCATTTTATACAAAATTTGATATTGAGAATAACTGGGATTATGGTCAGGTTGAGATCAGTACGAATAATGGTTCCACATGGATACCATTACAGGGTGAATATACAAATCCGGGAACGGGTACTTTCCAGCCGGTTGGTCAACCCCTTTATGATGGAACTCAAACCACCTGGGTAAAAGAAGAGATATCTCTTTCGTCCTATATAAGCAGTCAGTTCAAAATAAAATTTGAGTTAAAAACAGATGTATCTGTTGAAAAAGATGGCTGGTATGTGGATGATATAAAGATCTTCTACTACACTGTTAATTCTGTTGAATTGACAACATTCACAGCGCTGATTGAAGGATTTTATAATAGTGTATCTTCAGTGGAAGATACTGTTAGTGTTGAGCTGAGAAATATTTCATCACCGCATGCATTAATAGATCAGACTAAAATGATTCTTAATGAAAACGGACAGGGTTCAGGCAGATTTTATAATGCTGTCAACGGAATACCATATTACATAGTCCTGAAACACAGAAATGCAGTTGAAACATGGAGCGCACAACCCCAGACTTTCAGTTCAAATAGTTTAACATTTGATTTTACAACAGGACAGGATAAAGCATTTGGTAATAATCTAAAGCTGGTTGGATCCAAATGGTGCATTTATGGTGGGGACGTGAATCAGGATGGATTTGTCGGGTTGACAGACTTGAATTTAGTTTTTATAGATAACGTTAATGGAGCAACAGGATACATAGCAACAGATTTAAATGGTGATTCATACACAGAGATTGAAGATTTGAATATAGTATTTAGGAATAATGTTCTTGGAGTTGAACGAAAGAGTCCATAA
- a CDS encoding S8 family serine peptidase, giving the protein MKPILLSLFLLIIHTSLSLSQVEVSSRLQQAITEANPEDYIKVLVLLRDQVDVLSMDEQFYRESVSNQQRAFILINALQEKARTTQVNILSYLEERSVQGRVFRYESFWISNLVAVEAKTDVINELMLRLDVSQMDLDALLELDKPVEVIENAPEGTESVEAGLKIINAHLLWAMGITGQGRLVMGIDTGVQLQHPALQYKWRGNHVPYNQAWFDPSGGTTTPNDCDYHGSHTMGTMVGRSITTADTVGVAINAEWIAAKTICSSPHTSNSIAAFQWAINPDGNPATTDDMPDVISNSWYDPDVTNECSGIYKTTLDAVEAAGIAVVFSAGNAGPGTSTITKPKNINTNSVNVFCVANINGASWLAGSNDPITSSSSRGPSVCGGTGSLLIKPEVSAPGTSVRSCNSSGGYTLATGTSMAAPHVAGAVALLKQAFPGLTGRQILEALYNTARDLGTTGEDNTYGTGLIDVYAAFLSLGTPDLTPPDPIVNLTVINPTSNSLTLQWTVPYDSTVNGITEYDIRYSTNPIIDETTFNNATPLNFIGSPDTIGATETFSVNGIIFSTNYHFSIKSSDMWGNWSNISNPASGTTWIAPQVSANPLSINHIISQQSTIIDSITIANITTLPSTLDFTVSLENNIFPDGIINVKLIPKSSEENFSENDYDKENQPGNNGISIEGQGGPDLFGYKWIDSNDPNGPQYTWYNITSNPSAVQVSFPNGNLDDGWTNAIPIGFPFKFYGNLFNNLYLSTNGFISFNALSSSYITNGIIPATGLPNNIIAPFWDDLDGRTQGTVHYLLDNDKFYIQFTNWQKYDATGSLTFQVVLYENGRIMIYYNNMNATLTSATVGIENVTGSDGLQIAYNSAYVSNNLAVKIAADPDWLSNNINSGRIYNGNSIDVVLTFNSEDYPLGTYTMDVMINSNDPLSPVLTIPVEMQIANVFEITSFTALLEGFYNGTTMIPDSVTIQLRNTVSPFSVVDQSKILLNSSGEGTARFTNASNGIPYYIVLQHRNAVETWSALPQTFSANNLIYDFTTAADKAFGNNLKLVGTKWCIYGGDANQDGFVETADLNLVFNDNVTGATGYINTDLNGDAFTEIEDLSIVFYNSVLGVMRKAPAGYTTSGNKNIFLKTSE; this is encoded by the coding sequence ATGAAACCAATTCTCTTATCACTTTTTTTATTAATTATACACACATCACTATCATTAAGTCAGGTAGAAGTGAGTTCAAGATTGCAGCAAGCAATAACAGAAGCTAATCCTGAAGACTATATAAAAGTATTAGTACTGCTGCGGGACCAGGTGGATGTTCTGTCAATGGATGAACAATTTTATAGGGAATCGGTCTCGAATCAACAAAGAGCTTTTATTTTAATAAATGCTCTGCAGGAAAAGGCGAGAACCACGCAAGTAAATATTTTATCTTATCTGGAAGAGAGATCAGTGCAGGGAAGAGTATTCAGGTATGAGTCTTTTTGGATAAGCAATCTTGTAGCAGTTGAAGCTAAGACGGATGTGATCAATGAATTGATGCTGCGATTAGATGTAAGTCAAATGGACCTGGATGCATTATTGGAATTAGATAAACCAGTCGAAGTAATTGAAAATGCTCCTGAAGGTACTGAATCTGTTGAAGCTGGGTTAAAAATAATTAATGCTCACTTACTTTGGGCAATGGGAATTACTGGGCAGGGAAGATTGGTTATGGGTATTGATACTGGTGTCCAGCTTCAACATCCGGCTCTGCAGTATAAATGGAGAGGGAACCATGTTCCATATAATCAGGCATGGTTCGATCCTTCAGGTGGAACCACAACACCAAATGATTGTGATTATCATGGATCTCATACGATGGGAACCATGGTTGGGAGATCAATTACAACAGCTGATACTGTGGGTGTTGCTATCAATGCTGAATGGATTGCTGCAAAAACTATTTGCTCAAGTCCACATACTTCAAACTCGATTGCCGCATTTCAGTGGGCAATCAATCCGGATGGTAATCCGGCAACTACGGACGATATGCCAGATGTGATAAGCAATAGCTGGTATGATCCTGATGTAACGAATGAATGTTCAGGAATTTATAAAACAACACTTGACGCTGTTGAAGCTGCAGGTATAGCTGTAGTATTCTCAGCAGGAAATGCTGGTCCTGGAACCTCAACTATAACAAAACCAAAAAATATAAATACAAACAGTGTAAATGTATTTTGTGTCGCTAACATAAATGGTGCATCGTGGCTAGCAGGATCAAACGATCCGATAACAAGTTCATCAAGCCGTGGTCCATCAGTTTGTGGAGGAACAGGTTCATTATTAATTAAGCCGGAAGTGTCCGCGCCGGGCACATCTGTTCGTTCCTGTAATAGTTCAGGTGGTTATACACTTGCAACCGGTACATCTATGGCAGCTCCGCATGTTGCTGGTGCTGTCGCGTTGCTAAAACAAGCGTTCCCGGGTCTTACAGGCAGGCAAATACTTGAAGCATTGTACAACACCGCAAGAGATCTTGGTACAACGGGAGAAGATAATACTTATGGAACAGGACTGATTGATGTTTATGCTGCATTTTTATCGTTGGGTACACCTGATTTAACTCCTCCTGACCCAATAGTAAATCTGACTGTAATTAATCCAACATCGAATTCACTAACACTGCAATGGACAGTTCCATATGATTCAACCGTGAATGGTATAACAGAGTATGATATTCGATATTCAACAAATCCAATAATTGATGAAACAACATTTAATAACGCAACACCTTTAAACTTCATTGGATCACCTGATACAATTGGAGCAACGGAAACATTTAGTGTAAACGGAATAATTTTTTCTACTAATTATCATTTTTCAATTAAGTCAAGTGATATGTGGGGCAACTGGTCTAATATTTCTAATCCAGCTTCAGGTACAACCTGGATAGCGCCGCAAGTCTCTGCTAACCCGTTATCGATTAATCATATTATATCACAGCAGTCAACTATTATTGATTCAATTACAATCGCTAATATAACTACTTTACCATCCACACTTGATTTTACAGTCTCATTGGAGAATAATATTTTTCCGGATGGTATTATCAACGTGAAATTAATTCCCAAATCATCAGAAGAGAATTTTTCCGAAAATGATTATGATAAGGAAAATCAGCCAGGAAATAATGGAATAAGTATTGAAGGACAGGGCGGACCAGATTTATTTGGATATAAATGGATTGACAGTAACGACCCGAATGGACCACAATATACCTGGTATAACATTACTTCTAATCCATCTGCTGTTCAAGTTTCATTTCCGAATGGTAATCTCGATGACGGATGGACCAATGCAATTCCTATCGGATTTCCTTTTAAGTTCTACGGAAATCTTTTTAATAATCTTTATTTGAGTACGAATGGATTTATCAGTTTTAATGCATTATCGTCATCTTATATTACAAACGGCATAATTCCTGCAACAGGTTTACCAAATAATATTATCGCTCCGTTTTGGGATGATCTGGATGGAAGAACGCAGGGAACAGTTCATTATTTATTGGATAATGATAAATTTTATATTCAATTCACAAACTGGCAGAAATATGATGCAACAGGCTCGTTGACGTTTCAGGTTGTTCTCTATGAGAATGGCAGGATAATGATATATTACAATAATATGAATGCAACTCTAACATCAGCGACAGTTGGGATTGAAAATGTTACAGGTTCAGATGGTCTCCAGATAGCTTACAATTCAGCATACGTATCGAATAATCTCGCTGTCAAAATTGCAGCAGATCCGGATTGGTTATCGAATAACATCAACAGCGGAAGAATTTATAACGGCAATTCGATAGATGTTGTATTAACATTCAACTCTGAAGATTATCCGCTTGGTACTTACACAATGGATGTGATGATTAACAGTAACGATCCTTTGTCGCCGGTACTCACCATTCCTGTTGAAATGCAGATAGCAAATGTTTTTGAAATTACCTCTTTCACTGCATTGCTGGAAGGATTTTACAATGGTACTACTATGATCCCTGATTCCGTGACCATTCAATTAAGAAATACTGTTTCTCCATTTTCAGTTGTGGATCAATCAAAAATTTTACTGAACAGCAGCGGAGAAGGAACAGCCCGTTTCACAAATGCATCAAACGGAATTCCTTATTATATCGTACTTCAACATCGTAATGCGGTTGAAACCTGGAGTGCACTTCCGCAAACTTTTTCTGCGAATAATTTAATTTATGATTTTACAACCGCTGCGGATAAAGCTTTCGGTAATAATCTAAAACTTGTAGGTACTAAATGGTGTATCTATGGCGGAGATGCTAATCAGGATGGTTTTGTTGAGACCGCAGATTTGAACTTGGTTTTCAATGATAATGTAACTGGTGCAACAGGATATATTAATACAGATTTAAATGGAGATGCATTTACAGAGATAGAAGATTTGAGTATTGTATTTTATAATAGTGTTCTGGGAGTGATGAGAAAAGCACCTGCAGGGTATACAACTTCTGGTAATAAAAATATTTTTCTCAAAACCAGTGAATAA